The following are from one region of the Canis lupus baileyi chromosome 25, mCanLup2.hap1, whole genome shotgun sequence genome:
- the PCED1B gene encoding PC-esterase domain-containing protein 1B produces MVHLQASEVQQLLHNKFVVILGDSVQRAVYKDLVLLLQKDCLLTTNQLKAKGEETFEKDELVDGGQMGPMHNGVQYREVRQFCDAHHLVRFYFLTRVYSSYLESVLQELQGSEHGPPDVVIMNSCLWDLSRYGPDSWRSYRENLASLFRRLGQVLPESCLLVWNTAMPVGKQITAGFLPPDHQPGDGSLIERVIEANFYSSAEAKRHGFDVLDLHFHFRHAGQHLQRDGVHWDERAHRHLSQLLLAHLADAWGVELPRRDHVSTCVRARPGFPVRGRAPPRARCYPLLPTPPPPRPFPLPQPRPPYLCGPQDAYFSSGPSFQSDEFSSNYFHSDVPFPAQMGFSFEDDFMMDARPPGPPGPPGPPGPPFPLPYLQRAPVVHRGVPRYAPRGPYGPWGGRPRPSRRRAHSRPQPRPQ; encoded by the coding sequence ATGGTCCACCTGCAGGCCTCCGAAGTGCAGCAGCTGCTCCATAACAAGTTCGTGGTCATCCTGGGCGACTCCGTCCAGAGGGCCGTGTACAAGGACCTGGTGCTCCTGCTGCAGAAGGACTGCCTGCTCACGACCAACCAGCTCAAGGCCAAGGGGGAGGAGACGTTCGAGAAGGACGAGCTGGTGGACGGAGGCCAGATGGGCCCCATGCACAACGGCGTCCAGTACCGGGAGGTCCGCCAGTTCTGCGACGCCCACCACCTGGTGCGCTTCTACTTCCTCACGCGCGTGTACTCCAGCTACCTTGAGAGCGTCCTGCAAGAGCTGCAGGGCAGCGAGCACGGCCCCCCGGACGTGGTCATCATGAACTCCTGCCTCTGGGACCTCTCCAGGTATGGCCCGGACTCCTGGCGGAGCTACCGGGAGAACCTGGCGAGCCTGTTCCGGCGCCTGGGCCAGGTCCTGCCCGAGTCGTGCCTCCTGGTCTGGAACACGGCCATGCCCGTGGGCAAGCAGATCACTGCGGGCTTCCTGCCGCCCGACCACCAGCCCGGCGACGGCTCCCTCATCGAGCGCGTCATCGAGGCCAACTTCTACAGCTCCGCCGAGGCCAAGAGGCACGGCTTCGACGTGCTGGACTTGCACTTCCACTTCCGCCACGCGGGCCAGCACCTGCAGCGCGACGGGGTGCACTGGGACGAGCGCGCGCACCGCCACCTGTCGCAGCTGCTGCTGGCGCACTTGGCCGACGCCTGGGGGGTGGAGCTGCCCCGGCGCGACCACGTGAGCACGTGTGTCAGGGCCCGCCCCGGGTTCCCTGTGCGGGGACGCGCGCCCCCCCGCGCCAGGTGCTACCCCCTGCTGCccacgcccccgccgccccggccctttcctctcccccagcccaggcCGCCGTACCTGTGCGGTCCCCAGGATGCTTACTTTTCCTCCGGCCCGTCTTTCCAGTCGGATGAGTTTTCCTCCAACTACTTCCATTCAGAtgtccccttccctgcccagaTGGGCTTTTCCTTTGAGGATGACTTTATGATGGATGCCCGGccccctgggcctcctgggcctcctgggcctcctgggcCCCCTTTCCCCTTACCCTACCTGCAGCGAGCCCCTGTGGTCCACAGGGGTGTCCCCCGCTATGCACCGCGTGGCCCCTATGGGCCCTGGGGTGGGCGGCCCAGACCTTCCAGGAGGCGGGCCCATTCCCGCCCACAGCCAAGGCCTCAGTAA